Proteins co-encoded in one Dyella japonica A8 genomic window:
- a CDS encoding PilW family protein produces the protein MSGHRAFSLRRPPHVPRESGFTLIELLVALLLGTVVMAGVISVFTTNQKVYRSNKAVSDVQDSARMAFEMMARDLRVAGLTGCGNGTRIANVVNNSASQWYTNWTTPIIGYAASQTDPAAASRAANTDSLILLGVEGVGVSVKANAEPAATFTINESSSNLNTGDIVMVCDPDHGAIVQLSNVNGTTLTHATAGTPGNCTLDLSYPTVCSSGSSYVFAANAQIARMTAADWHVAANPATGGTSLYRLSLGLSSDGTGKAATTRYEMVRDVTGMTLRYHQASGAAFVAANAVTDWSQVDAVQVTLSMISTDRRAGINNAAVSRTFTSTITLRNRVT, from the coding sequence ATGAGCGGCCATCGCGCCTTTTCCCTGCGTCGTCCGCCGCATGTGCCGCGCGAGTCCGGCTTCACGCTGATCGAACTGCTGGTGGCGCTGTTGCTGGGCACCGTGGTGATGGCCGGCGTGATCAGCGTGTTCACCACCAACCAGAAGGTGTATCGCTCCAACAAGGCGGTGAGCGACGTGCAGGACAGCGCGCGCATGGCCTTCGAGATGATGGCGCGCGACCTGCGCGTGGCGGGCCTGACCGGCTGCGGCAACGGCACGCGCATCGCCAACGTGGTGAACAACAGCGCGAGCCAGTGGTACACCAACTGGACCACGCCCATTATCGGCTATGCCGCCAGCCAGACCGACCCGGCCGCCGCCAGTCGTGCCGCGAACACGGATTCGCTGATCCTGCTGGGCGTGGAGGGCGTGGGCGTCAGTGTGAAGGCCAATGCGGAGCCGGCGGCCACCTTCACCATCAACGAATCGAGTTCGAACCTCAACACCGGCGACATCGTGATGGTGTGCGATCCGGATCATGGCGCCATCGTGCAGCTGTCCAACGTCAATGGCACCACGCTGACACACGCAACGGCGGGCACGCCGGGCAACTGCACGCTGGACCTGAGCTATCCCACCGTGTGCAGCAGTGGCAGCAGCTACGTGTTCGCCGCCAACGCGCAGATCGCCCGGATGACGGCGGCCGACTGGCACGTGGCCGCCAACCCGGCGACGGGCGGCACCTCGTTGTACCGCCTGTCGCTGGGTTTGAGTTCGGACGGTACGGGCAAGGCGGCAACGACCCGCTACGAAATGGTGCGCGACGTGACCGGCATGACGCTGCGCTACCACCAGGCCAGCGGCGCTGCGTTCGTAGCCGCCAACGCGGTGACCGACTGGTCGCAGGTCGATGCCGTGCAGGTAACGCTGAGCATGATCAGCACCGACCGCAGGGCAGGTATCAACAATGCGGCGGTATCGCGCACCTTCACCTCCACCATCACGCTGCGCAATCGGGTGACCTGA